The Streptomyces sp. Alt3 genome has a segment encoding these proteins:
- a CDS encoding signaling protein, which produces MAISNRPLSRRTLLLAGGGTVVTATATGVFLGRREQRAPSPPGAVGPFDIDAAAELLRPTPLHDITGPQSIAFDEHGRLYALQVMQGGIRLPDEERTLSGKARRLAGDMCVTAYTRGGSAARHMYLRGFGHGISMGIEPSGDGPMLWVECDADTGTGYGRAVARVPFRHGTVLDSTSPSVRHHRPLPRSHRIHPAVDVAGNRILLSHRAGRSQRYAVYALDEFLAGSYRPLFDRRNNALRSGETLQGCAVHGDHVYQLTGTPYTDSEGVNPPEDGGNTYVSAIDMRSGKTVGRRKVSVALSLPFREPEGLAVRPGTRTELCVAFSVKSDARRKVAVYACPA; this is translated from the coding sequence ATGGCGATCAGCAACAGGCCGTTGAGCCGGAGAACACTCCTGCTCGCGGGTGGCGGCACCGTCGTCACCGCCACCGCGACAGGCGTGTTCCTCGGCAGGCGTGAACAGCGGGCACCGTCTCCCCCGGGTGCTGTGGGACCGTTCGACATCGACGCCGCCGCGGAACTGCTGCGGCCCACTCCACTGCACGACATCACCGGACCGCAGTCGATCGCGTTCGACGAGCACGGCCGCCTGTACGCGCTCCAGGTCATGCAGGGTGGCATCCGGCTGCCGGACGAGGAGCGCACCTTGTCCGGGAAGGCGCGGCGACTGGCCGGAGACATGTGCGTCACGGCGTACACCCGCGGCGGATCGGCTGCGCGGCACATGTACCTGCGCGGATTCGGACACGGCATCTCGATGGGAATCGAGCCGTCCGGGGACGGCCCGATGCTCTGGGTGGAATGCGACGCCGACACCGGTACCGGGTACGGACGTGCCGTGGCCCGCGTCCCCTTCCGCCACGGCACGGTGCTGGACAGCACGTCACCCTCGGTACGCCACCACCGGCCCCTGCCCCGCAGCCACCGGATCCATCCGGCCGTGGACGTGGCCGGCAATCGCATCCTGCTGAGCCACCGGGCAGGACGGTCCCAGCGGTACGCGGTCTACGCCCTGGACGAGTTCCTCGCGGGCTCGTACCGACCACTGTTCGACCGCAGGAACAACGCCCTGCGCAGCGGCGAGACACTTCAGGGCTGCGCCGTGCACGGAGATCACGTCTACCAGCTCACGGGGACTCCCTACACGGACTCGGAGGGGGTCAATCCGCCGGAGGACGGCGGGAACACCTACGTGTCCGCCATCGACATGCGCAGCGGGAAAACCGTCGGGCGGCGCAAGGTCTCGGTAGCGCTCAGCCTGCCTTTCCGTGAGCCGGAAGGGCTCGCAGTCCGGCCGGGGACCCGGACCGAACTCTGTGTGGCGTTCTCGGTGAAGTCCGACGCCCGGCGGAAGGTCGCTGTCTACGCGTGTCCGGCCTGA
- a CDS encoding bifunctional cytidylyltransferase/SDR family oxidoreductase, protein MTSRTTRRRTVAVVLAGGTGQRIGLSIPKQLLKIAGKPILEHTLQIFEAAPDVDDVLVLMTPDHVAEARRIVARAGFRKVSHVIAGGATRSETTTLAIEAAAALPGGDEDCNLLFHDAVRPLLSQRVITECVEALNRYRAVDVAIPSADTVIVTRTHGDDGEFITEVPDRARLGRGQTPQGFRLSTIRRAYELAAADPLFRATDDCSVVVKYLPDVPVHVVTGDEYNMKITQPVDVFIADKLFQLASTTAPAHSAEKFYRDRLSGRTMLVFGGSYGIGADIARIAEEYGARVHALGRSTTGTHVENPDQVDEAFARAYAETGRVDYVVNTAGVLRIGRLDATDSATVKEAMEVNFLAPVNIARTAYKYLAESRGQLLLFTSSSYTRGRAEYSLYSSTKAAMVNLTQALSDEWAEDGIRVNCVNPERTATPMRTKAFGQEPEGSLLTSEEVAHSSLDVLLSGMTGHVIDVRRQDPMSLPGSAFESALSKVLTRSENQTL, encoded by the coding sequence TTGACCTCCCGCACAACCCGCCGCCGTACCGTCGCCGTCGTCCTCGCCGGCGGTACAGGGCAGCGCATCGGACTGTCCATACCGAAGCAGCTTCTGAAGATCGCCGGGAAGCCGATCCTCGAGCACACTCTGCAGATCTTCGAGGCCGCTCCGGACGTGGACGACGTCCTGGTCCTGATGACGCCGGACCACGTGGCCGAGGCCCGCCGGATCGTGGCCCGAGCCGGATTCCGCAAGGTGTCCCACGTCATCGCGGGAGGTGCGACCCGGAGCGAGACCACCACGCTGGCCATCGAGGCGGCTGCCGCCCTTCCCGGCGGGGACGAGGACTGCAACCTGCTCTTCCACGACGCCGTACGTCCGCTGCTGTCCCAGCGGGTGATCACGGAGTGCGTCGAGGCGCTGAACCGCTACCGCGCCGTCGACGTGGCCATCCCTTCGGCCGACACGGTGATCGTGACGCGGACGCACGGTGACGACGGCGAGTTCATCACCGAGGTGCCGGACCGCGCCCGGCTCGGACGCGGGCAGACGCCCCAGGGGTTCCGGCTGTCCACCATCCGGCGCGCGTACGAACTGGCGGCGGCCGATCCGCTCTTCCGGGCCACCGACGACTGCTCGGTCGTCGTGAAGTACCTGCCCGATGTCCCCGTCCACGTGGTCACGGGCGACGAGTACAACATGAAGATCACTCAGCCGGTGGACGTCTTCATCGCCGACAAGCTGTTCCAGCTCGCTTCGACCACCGCCCCGGCGCACAGCGCCGAGAAGTTCTACCGGGACCGTCTGTCGGGCCGTACCATGCTCGTCTTCGGCGGCTCGTACGGGATCGGTGCGGACATCGCCAGGATCGCCGAGGAGTACGGAGCCCGGGTCCACGCGCTCGGACGTTCCACCACGGGCACCCATGTGGAGAACCCCGACCAGGTCGACGAGGCGTTCGCCCGCGCCTACGCGGAGACCGGGCGTGTCGACTACGTGGTCAACACGGCGGGCGTGCTGCGGATCGGGCGGCTCGACGCCACGGACAGCGCGACCGTCAAGGAGGCCATGGAGGTCAACTTCCTCGCGCCGGTGAACATCGCGCGCACGGCCTACAAGTACCTCGCGGAGAGCAGGGGGCAGCTGCTGCTCTTCACGTCCAGCAGCTACACACGTGGGCGCGCGGAGTACAGCCTGTACTCCTCCACGAAGGCGGCCATGGTGAATCTGACCCAGGCGCTCTCGGACGAGTGGGCCGAGGACGGGATCAGGGTCAACTGCGTGAATCCCGAGCGGACCGCCACGCCGATGCGGACGAAGGCCTTCGGCCAGGAGCCGGAGGGGTCGCTGCTCACTTCCGAGGAAGTCGCGCACAGCTCCCTGGACGTACTCCTCTCCGGCATGACCGGTCACGTGATCGACGTACGCCGCCAGGACCCGATGTCGCTCCCGGGGTCCGCCTTCGAGTCCGCCCTCTCGAAGGTTCTGACGCGCTCCGAGAACCAGACGCTGTGA
- a CDS encoding glycosyltransferase, translating to MKIAFLMYSAYGQAGTSVATQTLANSLAARQHEVELVSVFQYHDAPPLRFAPNIRLHTLVDTRNGSADLENPQHSVASDHCTGFKADDRNRYSRLMDERAAAYLQGTDADVVIATAPNTIALLTSLGTGQYTTLGQAHTHYHHQTASSRKMLDAAIPQLDGFVTVTAKDAQTHRDAYGAVGTLFHAIPNAVTSTFMRAEVRESRIVTASGRLVDWKRFDLLVSAFAQLGRKYPDWTLRVYGSGEEKAKLRKLIDSLGANERVLLMGHTKHLREELAKAALHTSTSTDETFGLTIVEAMTCGVPVLSTAGPHGPSEIISDGVDGALSPVGDVDAFAKNLDWLLGDAELRARLGANAVEKSRLYSNESQAQSYETYLAQLLTARDYRPEAFCRATSTGDLEFVLDPARAPGERFTVLCVNAADGRQALMAAPVEHTANGHLYASVPARLRLTSGTWNVLLRREDDGVMRRVRVTELQSSANSLISSPAEASPVSFRSFARSADGGYLQIVSREFPAHAEVLSVETNGSHLTVQLYALGVTAAQGGPQVDVSGQGAQIIAQSRKNAGSFFTIPCAFSNGGASFTIDLQQYADRMIDVDTIWDLSLSIPENLTVSGQSHRLRLGRFGDDIVQRKPVHVYAKPSVTTVEGRSVTYNPYYTDSNYLSIGLKPMS from the coding sequence TTGAAGATCGCCTTTCTGATGTACAGCGCCTACGGGCAGGCGGGCACGTCGGTCGCGACGCAGACCCTTGCCAACTCCCTCGCCGCCCGGCAGCACGAGGTCGAGCTGGTCAGTGTGTTCCAGTACCACGACGCGCCGCCGCTCCGGTTCGCACCGAACATCCGACTCCACACCCTCGTGGACACACGGAACGGCTCCGCGGACCTTGAGAACCCGCAGCACTCCGTGGCGTCCGATCACTGCACCGGCTTCAAGGCGGATGACAGGAACCGCTACAGCCGGCTCATGGACGAACGTGCGGCCGCCTATCTGCAGGGGACCGACGCGGACGTCGTCATCGCCACCGCGCCGAACACCATCGCGCTGCTGACCTCACTGGGTACGGGGCAGTACACAACACTTGGCCAGGCACACACCCACTACCACCACCAGACCGCCTCCTCGCGGAAGATGCTGGACGCCGCCATCCCCCAGCTGGACGGCTTCGTGACGGTCACCGCGAAGGACGCCCAGACCCACCGGGACGCGTACGGCGCTGTAGGGACGCTCTTCCACGCCATCCCCAACGCCGTCACGAGCACGTTCATGCGTGCGGAGGTCCGCGAGTCCCGCATCGTCACCGCCTCGGGCAGGCTCGTCGACTGGAAGCGGTTCGACCTTCTCGTCAGCGCGTTCGCCCAGCTCGGCAGGAAGTACCCCGACTGGACACTACGTGTCTACGGGAGCGGGGAGGAGAAGGCGAAACTGCGCAAGCTGATCGACAGCCTGGGCGCGAACGAGCGCGTACTCCTCATGGGCCACACCAAGCACCTCCGCGAGGAGCTGGCCAAGGCCGCCCTGCACACATCGACGTCGACGGACGAGACATTCGGGCTGACCATCGTGGAGGCCATGACGTGTGGCGTGCCCGTCCTCAGCACCGCCGGTCCGCACGGCCCGTCCGAGATCATCTCGGACGGCGTGGACGGCGCCCTGTCGCCGGTGGGTGACGTCGACGCCTTCGCCAAGAACCTCGACTGGCTGCTCGGCGACGCCGAACTGCGTGCGCGGCTGGGCGCCAACGCCGTGGAGAAGTCCCGGCTCTACAGCAACGAGTCACAGGCCCAGAGCTACGAGACCTACCTCGCGCAGTTGCTGACCGCCCGCGACTACCGTCCCGAGGCCTTCTGCCGTGCCACGTCGACGGGAGATCTGGAGTTCGTCCTCGACCCCGCGCGGGCACCTGGTGAGCGCTTCACGGTGCTGTGCGTCAATGCTGCGGACGGCAGGCAGGCACTGATGGCCGCTCCCGTGGAACACACGGCGAACGGACACCTGTACGCCTCCGTTCCGGCCAGGCTCCGCCTGACCAGCGGCACCTGGAACGTACTTCTGCGCCGCGAGGACGACGGAGTCATGCGTCGCGTGCGGGTCACGGAACTCCAGAGTTCGGCGAACTCGCTCATCTCCTCCCCCGCGGAAGCGAGCCCGGTGAGCTTCAGGTCGTTCGCGCGCTCGGCGGACGGCGGCTACCTGCAGATCGTGTCCCGGGAGTTCCCCGCCCACGCGGAGGTGCTCTCCGTCGAGACGAACGGCTCCCATCTGACCGTTCAGCTCTACGCGTTGGGTGTCACAGCCGCCCAGGGCGGGCCCCAGGTGGACGTTTCGGGCCAGGGGGCCCAGATCATCGCCCAGAGCCGCAAGAACGCGGGCTCCTTCTTCACCATCCCCTGCGCGTTCTCGAACGGAGGCGCGAGCTTCACCATCGACCTCCAGCAGTACGCCGACCGGATGATCGACGTCGACACGATCTGGGACCTCTCCCTGAGCATCCCGGAGAACCTCACCGTCTCGGGACAGTCGCACCGGCTCAGGCTCGGCCGCTTCGGCGACGACATCGTGCAGCGCAAGCCCGTCCACGTCTACGCGAAGCCGAGCGTCACCACCGTGGAGGGCCGGTCGGTGACGTACAACCCGTACTACACGGACAGCAACTATCTCTCGATCGGGCTGAAGCCGATGTCGTGA
- a CDS encoding LCP family protein, with protein sequence MTHDAVTPGSRASRRAEAPKRGRKKERRRRRGLKITLLVLLALLLAGGGAAYWMYQDLDGNIQGVDINKALGEDRPEKLPTTGQNLLVLGSDSRAGAENQELGGGGAVSGARSDTALVVHIPEGRTEAVAVSIPRDTLVTRPECTRSDGSTMASAERVMFNSVYSQVGPACVVKTVEKMSGVRIDHYLEINFAGFKDLVDAIGGVTVKVDEPIKDKASGLDLTAGTHKLDGTQSLAYVRTRHGVGDGSDLGRIGLQQQFLLALLTEIKSQDLLGSPTTTYKIANSATKSLTTDEGLASLTSLSEFARSMNGVDPSSMETIMLPVAYDKQDPNRVVAAEPQAGSLWKAIRTDGTIPDSAKKSPATGG encoded by the coding sequence ATGACCCACGACGCCGTCACCCCCGGCTCACGCGCCTCACGCAGGGCGGAAGCACCGAAGCGGGGCCGCAAGAAGGAACGCAGGCGCCGCCGCGGTCTGAAGATCACCCTCCTCGTGCTCCTCGCGCTCCTGCTCGCGGGCGGTGGTGCCGCGTACTGGATGTACCAGGACCTCGACGGCAACATCCAGGGCGTCGACATCAACAAGGCGCTCGGTGAGGACCGTCCCGAGAAGCTCCCCACCACCGGCCAGAACCTGCTCGTCCTCGGCTCCGACTCGCGCGCCGGGGCGGAGAACCAGGAGCTGGGCGGGGGCGGTGCCGTCAGCGGTGCGCGCTCCGACACCGCGCTGGTCGTGCACATACCCGAGGGCCGCACCGAGGCCGTCGCCGTCTCCATCCCCCGCGACACCCTGGTGACCCGGCCCGAGTGCACCAGGTCGGACGGTTCGACGATGGCGTCCGCCGAGCGCGTCATGTTCAACTCCGTGTACTCCCAGGTCGGTCCGGCCTGTGTGGTGAAGACGGTGGAGAAGATGTCCGGGGTCAGGATCGACCACTACCTGGAGATCAACTTCGCCGGGTTCAAGGACCTCGTCGACGCGATCGGCGGCGTCACCGTCAAGGTCGACGAACCGATCAAGGACAAGGCCTCCGGACTCGACCTGACCGCCGGTACGCACAAGCTCGACGGCACCCAGTCCCTCGCCTACGTCCGCACCCGGCACGGCGTCGGGGACGGCAGTGACCTCGGCCGCATCGGGCTCCAGCAGCAGTTCCTGCTCGCACTGCTTACCGAGATCAAGTCGCAGGACCTGCTGGGCAGTCCGACGACGACGTACAAGATCGCCAATTCCGCGACCAAGTCGCTGACGACCGACGAGGGACTCGCCTCGCTGACCTCGCTCAGCGAGTTCGCCCGCTCGATGAACGGTGTCGACCCCTCCTCCATGGAGACGATCATGCTGCCGGTCGCCTACGACAAGCAGGACCCGAACCGCGTGGTGGCGGCGGAGCCGCAGGCCGGCAGCCTCTGGAAGGCGATCCGCACGGACGGCACGATCCCGGACTCGGCGAAGAAGTCTCCGGCCACCGGGGGCTGA
- a CDS encoding NTP pyrophosphohydrolase produces the protein MTGDRTLVVVDAANVVGSVPDGWWRDRRGAAERLRDSLVPYAAAGLPGHPGPVELVLVVEGAARGVASVPEVRVEAAPGSGDDLIAELAAAARGVRSCVVVTADRELRQRAEACGASCTGPRTVRPLPPSHGA, from the coding sequence ATGACAGGTGACAGGACCCTGGTGGTCGTCGATGCTGCCAACGTCGTGGGCTCCGTGCCCGACGGCTGGTGGAGGGACCGGCGCGGAGCGGCCGAGCGGCTGCGTGACTCACTGGTCCCGTACGCCGCCGCCGGGCTGCCGGGGCACCCCGGTCCCGTCGAGCTCGTACTCGTCGTGGAGGGTGCCGCGCGCGGGGTCGCGTCCGTGCCGGAGGTGCGGGTGGAAGCGGCGCCGGGTAGCGGGGACGATCTGATCGCCGAGCTGGCCGCCGCCGCCCGCGGCGTACGGTCCTGCGTCGTCGTGACGGCCGACCGGGAACTGCGGCAGCGGGCCGAGGCGTGCGGGGCCAGCTGCACGGGCCCCCGCACGGTACGGCCGCTGCCGCCGTCCCACGGCGCCTGA